One window from the genome of Echinicola vietnamensis DSM 17526 encodes:
- a CDS encoding glycosyltransferase, with protein sequence MMHTIKDELKATLIISVYKNTTFLKAVLDSLAGQTDNRFEVIISEDGNADEMRDFVQGYSFSHPVQHLSREDKGWQKNQALNEAIRAANTDWLVFIDGDCVLHPRFMEFHIQKAKPDTILAGKRIKLDPETSQLLLEGTVNPTEMNAYLRKHFKKIKERGGEFVEEGFFISPNGLVGRVMGTRKMRHLKGCNMSFHKEAIYAINGFDEAYTRPAVGEDADLLWRFKGIGYQLGSVRNLAVQYHLYHKESWTDQEENLRIMQDNMAAKKFVCKQGLVKNK encoded by the coding sequence ATGATGCATACCATTAAAGACGAATTAAAAGCTACTTTAATTATATCGGTTTATAAAAATACGACTTTCCTTAAGGCTGTCTTGGATTCCCTGGCCGGGCAAACAGACAATCGGTTTGAGGTGATTATCTCTGAAGACGGCAATGCGGATGAGATGAGGGATTTTGTCCAAGGGTATTCCTTTAGTCATCCTGTTCAGCACTTGAGCAGAGAAGATAAAGGCTGGCAAAAAAACCAGGCACTCAACGAAGCGATCAGAGCGGCCAATACCGATTGGTTGGTTTTTATCGATGGGGATTGTGTGCTGCACCCTCGGTTTATGGAGTTTCACATCCAGAAGGCCAAGCCGGATACTATCCTGGCTGGAAAGCGGATCAAGCTAGACCCAGAGACGTCCCAGCTCTTACTGGAAGGTACCGTAAATCCAACGGAAATGAACGCTTACCTGAGAAAACACTTTAAGAAGATCAAAGAAAGAGGAGGGGAGTTTGTGGAAGAAGGTTTTTTTATCTCGCCAAATGGTCTGGTGGGACGTGTGATGGGGACACGGAAGATGAGGCACTTGAAGGGCTGTAACATGTCCTTTCACAAAGAAGCCATTTACGCGATCAATGGGTTCGATGAGGCGTATACCCGTCCGGCAGTTGGGGAGGATGCTGATTTGCTTTGGCGATTTAAAGGAATCGGCTATCAGTTGGGGTCCGTTCGGAACTTGGCGGTCCAATACCACTTGTACCATAAGGAGAGCTGGACGGATCAGGAAGAAAACCTGCGGATCATGCAGGATAATATGGCAGCCAAAAAGTTCGTATGTAAACAGGGGTTAGTGAAGAACAAATGA
- a CDS encoding aminopeptidase P family protein: MRYQPLNNTFYKANRARLAKMLKPNSVAILNSNDLMPTNADGTMKFRQNNDLFYLSGIDQEETILLICPDFPNETMQELLFVRETNAQIAVWEGNKLTQQEAAALSGVKTVRWTSEFDQVLHSILSHVEHIYLNTNEHRGAANEVETRDARFTKKLKAGYPLHRYERLAPLMGGLRAIKAPDEVEQLQRACDITEKGFRRVLDFVKPGVKEYEIEAEYLHEFVRNGSRGFGYEPIVGSGANSCVLHYLENDQVCQSGDLILMDVGAEYGNYNADMTRTIPVNGRYTSRQRDVYDAVLRVMSEAEKMLRPGVKLQEYQKEIGTLIEGELIGLSVLDRHEVSKQDPTKPLYRKYFMHGTSHPLGLDVHDVGSAYEPVKPGMVFTIEPGIYIREEAIGIRLENNYVIGEKGNTDLMKNIPIEAEEIEELMSENTK, translated from the coding sequence ATGCGGTACCAACCACTGAACAATACATTTTATAAGGCCAATCGGGCCAGACTGGCCAAGATGCTGAAACCAAATTCCGTGGCCATCCTGAATTCCAATGACTTGATGCCTACCAATGCTGATGGGACCATGAAATTCAGGCAAAACAATGACTTGTTTTACCTCAGTGGGATCGATCAGGAAGAGACCATACTATTGATTTGTCCAGATTTTCCCAACGAGACCATGCAAGAGCTGTTGTTTGTCCGGGAAACCAATGCCCAAATTGCCGTCTGGGAGGGTAACAAACTGACACAGCAGGAAGCGGCTGCTTTATCAGGGGTGAAAACAGTGCGGTGGACCTCTGAGTTTGATCAAGTTTTGCACAGCATCCTGAGCCATGTAGAGCATATTTACCTCAATACGAATGAACACCGTGGAGCTGCCAATGAAGTGGAGACCAGGGATGCCCGATTTACTAAAAAGCTCAAAGCAGGTTATCCCCTGCACCGCTACGAGCGATTGGCGCCACTGATGGGAGGGCTCAGAGCGATCAAGGCTCCGGATGAAGTCGAGCAGCTACAAAGGGCCTGTGATATTACAGAAAAGGGATTTAGGAGGGTGTTGGACTTTGTGAAGCCTGGGGTGAAGGAATATGAGATCGAAGCGGAATACCTGCATGAATTTGTGCGGAATGGCAGCAGGGGGTTTGGCTATGAGCCCATAGTCGGATCAGGTGCCAATTCCTGCGTGTTGCATTACCTGGAAAATGACCAGGTTTGTCAATCCGGCGATTTGATTTTGATGGATGTAGGTGCAGAATATGGAAATTATAACGCGGACATGACCAGGACCATTCCGGTAAATGGCCGCTACACTTCCCGCCAGCGGGACGTGTATGATGCGGTCTTGCGTGTAATGAGCGAAGCAGAAAAGATGCTCAGGCCAGGAGTAAAACTACAGGAATACCAGAAAGAAATAGGGACACTAATCGAAGGGGAGCTGATCGGCCTGAGCGTGCTGGACAGGCATGAGGTGAGCAAGCAGGATCCGACAAAGCCCCTTTACCGCAAATACTTTATGCATGGTACCTCTCATCCGCTGGGACTCGATGTCCACGATGTGGGATCGGCTTACGAACCGGTAAAGCCGGGCATGGTCTTTACCATTGAGCCGGGGATTTATATTCGCGAGGAGGCCATTGGCATCAGGCTGGAAAATAACTATGTGATCGGGGAGAAAGGAAATACGGATTTGATGAAAAATATTCCTATAGAAGCAGAAGAAATTGAGGAGTTGATGAGTGAGAATACCAAGTAG
- the tsf gene encoding translation elongation factor Ts yields the protein MAITAQDVNKLRQMTGAGMMDCKKALTEAEGDFDKAVDILRKKGQKVSASRADRETKEGVVVTSVSADKSEGVLLTLTCETDFVAKNEEFVSFANAILELAVEKSASTKDEILALPFENITVGEKIIEMTGKIGEKIEISDYVVVKGEAVVPYIHSNGKLGVLVALKNVNGADVEEAGKDVAMQIAAMNPVAVDKDGVDSAVVEREIAVGKEQAQAEGKPEAMIEKIAMGKLNKFYKENTLLSQSFVKDSSKSVSQYLDGVTKGLTVVDFKRVAIG from the coding sequence ATGGCTATTACTGCACAAGATGTAAACAAACTAAGACAAATGACTGGTGCCGGTATGATGGACTGTAAAAAAGCCCTTACCGAAGCTGAAGGAGATTTTGATAAAGCGGTTGATATCTTACGAAAAAAAGGACAAAAGGTATCTGCTTCCAGAGCTGACCGTGAAACTAAAGAAGGTGTAGTAGTTACTAGTGTAAGTGCCGACAAATCAGAAGGAGTGCTATTGACACTTACGTGTGAAACTGACTTTGTGGCCAAAAACGAGGAATTTGTAAGTTTTGCCAACGCCATCCTTGAACTGGCTGTAGAAAAAAGTGCTTCTACCAAAGATGAGATCCTTGCCCTTCCTTTCGAAAACATCACGGTAGGTGAGAAAATCATCGAAATGACCGGTAAGATCGGTGAGAAAATCGAAATCAGTGACTACGTGGTGGTAAAAGGCGAAGCAGTAGTACCTTATATCCACTCTAACGGCAAACTAGGTGTATTGGTAGCACTGAAAAACGTAAATGGCGCTGACGTGGAAGAAGCTGGCAAAGACGTAGCCATGCAAATCGCCGCCATGAACCCTGTAGCCGTAGATAAAGACGGTGTGGATTCAGCAGTAGTAGAAAGAGAAATTGCCGTAGGTAAAGAGCAAGCTCAAGCAGAAGGCAAGCCTGAAGCAATGATCGAAAAAATTGCTATGGGTAAACTGAACAAGTTCTACAAAGAAAACACCTTGCTTAGCCAGTCTTTTGTAAAAGACAGCAGCAAATCCGTTTCCCAGTACTTGGACGGCGTAACCAAAGGCCTAACAGTAGTAGACTTCAAAAGAGTAGCTATCGGATAG
- the rplM gene encoding 50S ribosomal protein L13 has translation MDTLSYKTVSANSATVQKDWVIVDASAMVLGRFASEVAKILRGKNKPSFTPHVDCGDNVIVINADKIRLTGKKWDDKVYVRHTGYPGGQRISTPRILKSKSSAILVEKAVRGMLPKNRLGRKLYTNLYVYEGAEHPHEAQQPKVVKL, from the coding sequence GTGGATACTTTAAGCTATAAAACCGTATCAGCAAACAGTGCTACCGTACAAAAAGACTGGGTGATAGTGGATGCCTCAGCGATGGTACTTGGTAGATTTGCAAGTGAGGTAGCGAAAATCTTAAGAGGAAAAAACAAGCCTAGCTTTACTCCTCACGTAGACTGCGGTGACAATGTCATTGTCATCAACGCAGACAAAATCCGATTGACTGGTAAGAAGTGGGACGATAAAGTTTATGTACGTCACACAGGCTACCCAGGTGGTCAAAGAATCTCTACCCCAAGGATCCTAAAAAGCAAGTCTTCTGCAATCCTTGTAGAGAAAGCTGTAAGAGGAATGCTTCCTAAAAACAGATTGGGAAGAAAACTGTACACAAACCTTTATGTATATGAAGGTGCAGAGCATCCTCATGAAGCGCAACAACCAAAAGTAGTTAAACTTTAA
- the recA gene encoding recombinase RecA, giving the protein MSENTEKLKALQLTLDKLEKTYGKGTVMKLSDNSVVDVPTISTGSLGLDMALGVGGIPKGRVIEVYGPESSGKTTLAMHCIAEAQKKGGMAAIIDAEHAFDKSYAEKLGIDTENLLISQPDNGEQALEIAEHLIRSGALDIIVIDSVAALVPKGELEGEMGDSKMGLQARLMSQALRKLTGAINKTGCACIFINQLRDKIGVMFGSPETTTGGNALKFYASVRLDIRRIGQIKESADNVLGNRTKVKVVKNKVAPPFKVVEFDIMYGQGISKVGEIIDLGVEFDIVKKAGSWFSYDGNKLGQGRDAVKNLLLDNPELMEELEVKIKAKAGLGGEVEEEAVKE; this is encoded by the coding sequence ATGAGTGAAAATACAGAAAAATTAAAAGCGCTTCAGCTTACCTTGGATAAGTTGGAAAAGACCTACGGCAAAGGTACGGTCATGAAGTTGAGTGATAATTCGGTAGTGGATGTTCCAACCATTTCTACGGGTTCACTCGGATTGGATATGGCTTTGGGTGTAGGAGGTATTCCCAAGGGAAGGGTCATCGAGGTTTACGGACCAGAATCCTCCGGTAAGACCACACTGGCCATGCATTGCATCGCCGAAGCACAAAAAAAAGGTGGAATGGCAGCAATCATTGATGCTGAACATGCCTTTGATAAATCTTATGCAGAAAAACTGGGGATCGATACTGAAAACCTGCTGATTTCTCAACCGGACAACGGAGAGCAAGCCCTGGAAATAGCCGAGCATTTGATTCGTTCGGGCGCCTTGGACATCATCGTGATCGACTCGGTGGCAGCTTTGGTGCCAAAAGGCGAGCTGGAAGGTGAGATGGGCGATAGCAAAATGGGGCTTCAGGCGAGACTGATGTCTCAAGCGCTCAGAAAGCTGACAGGCGCCATTAATAAAACTGGTTGTGCCTGTATCTTTATCAACCAGCTGCGGGATAAGATCGGTGTGATGTTCGGTAGCCCGGAAACCACCACTGGTGGTAATGCGCTGAAATTCTATGCTTCTGTTAGGCTGGACATCAGAAGGATCGGCCAGATCAAAGAGAGTGCGGATAATGTCCTCGGTAACCGTACCAAAGTAAAGGTGGTGAAAAACAAAGTCGCCCCTCCTTTCAAGGTGGTCGAATTTGACATTATGTATGGCCAAGGGATCTCCAAAGTGGGCGAGATCATCGATCTTGGCGTGGAGTTTGACATTGTCAAAAAAGCAGGTTCTTGGTTTTCATACGATGGCAATAAACTAGGCCAAGGACGCGATGCAGTGAAAAATCTCCTCTTGGACAATCCTGAGCTAATGGAGGAACTTGAGGTCAAGATCAAAGCAAAAGCGGGCCTCGGTGGTGAAGTCGAGGAAGAGGCCGTAAAGGAATAG
- the rpsI gene encoding 30S ribosomal protein S9 produces the protein MEVINTIGRRKTSVARIYMKPGKGEIIVNNRSIEAYFPFDLHQIVVRQPLALVNEAEGFDIKITVDGGGIKGQAEAARMAIARALCEVNEEHRSPLKKEGFLTRDPRMVERKKPGRRKARRRFQFSKR, from the coding sequence ATGGAAGTTATCAATACAATCGGAAGAAGAAAGACATCTGTAGCGAGGATTTATATGAAGCCTGGCAAAGGTGAAATCATCGTTAACAACAGAAGCATTGAAGCTTATTTTCCTTTTGACCTTCACCAGATCGTCGTAAGACAGCCGCTTGCCCTCGTAAATGAGGCGGAAGGATTCGACATCAAGATCACTGTAGACGGTGGTGGGATCAAAGGACAGGCAGAAGCCGCCAGAATGGCCATTGCCCGTGCCCTATGCGAAGTCAATGAGGAACACAGAAGCCCATTGAAGAAAGAAGGATTCCTTACCAGAGACCCAAGGATGGTTGAACGTAAGAAACCAGGACGCAGAAAAGCAAGAAGAAGATTCCAGTTCTCCAAACGTTAA
- a CDS encoding response regulator transcription factor: MSDKPKIKVLVVDDEPDIIEILTYNLEKEGYEVASASDGVKAVQTAGKFKPDVILLDIMMPNQDGVETCRQIRDMEELKNTFIIFLTARSEEYSEVAAFDVGADDYITKPIKPRALVSRIAALFRRESKKEQEVSQIKIKDLTIDRSSFTIDQDGKTITLPKKEFELLYFLAKNPNMVFSRDELLQNIWGADVFVLARTVDVHIRKVREKIGENYITTVKGVGYKFDNN, encoded by the coding sequence ATGAGTGACAAACCAAAAATCAAAGTTCTGGTAGTAGATGACGAACCGGATATTATTGAAATTTTAACGTACAACCTTGAAAAGGAAGGTTATGAAGTCGCTTCCGCAAGTGACGGAGTCAAAGCTGTACAGACTGCCGGCAAATTCAAGCCAGATGTTATCCTGCTGGACATCATGATGCCCAACCAAGACGGGGTAGAGACCTGCCGACAAATCAGGGACATGGAAGAATTGAAAAACACCTTCATCATCTTCCTGACGGCCCGCTCAGAAGAATATTCCGAAGTAGCTGCTTTCGATGTAGGGGCAGACGATTATATCACAAAGCCCATCAAACCGCGCGCTTTGGTCAGTAGAATCGCCGCACTCTTCAGAAGAGAGTCCAAAAAAGAACAGGAAGTTTCCCAGATCAAAATAAAAGACCTTACCATAGACAGAAGTAGTTTTACCATCGACCAAGACGGCAAAACGATTACCCTTCCGAAAAAGGAATTTGAACTGCTTTACTTCTTGGCCAAAAATCCCAACATGGTTTTTAGCAGGGACGAATTGCTCCAGAATATCTGGGGAGCGGACGTATTTGTCTTGGCCAGGACAGTAGATGTCCATATCCGAAAAGTAAGGGAAAAAATAGGCGAAAATTATATCACGACCGTAAAAGGCGTCGGATATAAGTTTGACAATAACTAA
- the rpsB gene encoding 30S ribosomal protein S2, whose amino-acid sequence MAKIEYKDLLDAGVHFGHLTRKWDPRMAPYIFMEKNGIHIIDLNKTLVCLDEASNALKQIVRSGKKVMFVATKKQAKDLVAEEAARLKMPYVTERWLGGMMTNFATIRKSLKKMSSIDKMMKEESYTVLAKKERLMITRQREKLENVLGGISDLTRLPAALFVVDIKREHIAIAEAKKLGIPVFALVDTNSNPGEADFPIPANDDAFKSISLLVKAVGAAIEEGLSERKKDKEEAKLSEEEEAKKAADAETKE is encoded by the coding sequence ATGGCTAAAATCGAATATAAAGACTTACTGGATGCTGGTGTTCACTTTGGACACTTAACAAGAAAGTGGGATCCAAGAATGGCGCCGTATATCTTCATGGAGAAGAACGGTATCCATATCATTGATCTGAACAAAACGCTCGTGTGCCTTGATGAAGCATCCAACGCACTCAAGCAAATCGTACGCTCCGGCAAAAAAGTGATGTTCGTGGCGACCAAAAAGCAAGCCAAGGACTTGGTAGCTGAAGAAGCAGCAAGACTTAAAATGCCTTACGTTACGGAAAGATGGTTAGGTGGTATGATGACCAACTTCGCCACTATCCGTAAGTCATTAAAGAAAATGTCCTCCATCGACAAGATGATGAAGGAAGAGTCTTACACTGTCCTTGCGAAAAAGGAACGTCTGATGATCACCAGACAGCGTGAGAAACTGGAAAACGTATTGGGCGGCATTTCTGACCTGACCCGTCTTCCTGCAGCGCTTTTTGTGGTGGACATCAAAAGAGAACACATCGCAATTGCCGAAGCCAAAAAGCTTGGTATCCCTGTATTCGCCTTGGTAGATACTAACTCCAATCCAGGAGAAGCGGATTTCCCAATCCCTGCCAATGACGACGCATTCAAATCCATTTCATTATTGGTAAAAGCGGTCGGTGCTGCTATCGAAGAAGGACTTTCTGAGAGAAAGAAAGACAAAGAAGAGGCAAAACTGTCTGAAGAGGAAGAAGCAAAAAAAGCTGCTGACGCCGAAACCAAAGAATAA
- a CDS encoding RluA family pseudouridine synthase, whose translation MKKLDFEDLMLFQNDDYIVINKPPYLSTLDDRHERQNILDLARDYIPDAQMCHRLDKETSGCLVIAKNPDAYRNIAIQFEHRKVEKIYHAVAEGIHDYDQKLVDRNLVATNQGIAKISLKGKPATTYFTTLKTYAMHSLIECKPVSGRLHQIRVHLAYLGAPICGDEMYGGKPLYLSSLKRKFNLKKGTEELPIMQRVSLHAYSISFEGMDGNLIEVTAPYPKDFAVLVKQLEKK comes from the coding sequence ATGAAGAAGTTAGATTTCGAAGATCTTATGCTGTTTCAAAATGATGACTATATTGTCATCAACAAGCCTCCATACTTATCGACCTTAGACGATAGGCATGAAAGACAAAACATCCTTGACTTGGCCAGGGACTACATTCCAGATGCCCAAATGTGTCACCGACTGGACAAGGAAACTTCAGGATGTTTGGTTATTGCAAAGAATCCGGATGCATACCGTAATATTGCGATCCAATTTGAACACAGAAAAGTCGAAAAAATCTATCACGCCGTGGCGGAAGGGATCCATGACTACGACCAGAAACTCGTAGACCGAAACTTGGTCGCGACCAATCAAGGGATCGCCAAGATCAGTCTCAAAGGAAAACCGGCCACCACCTACTTCACCACACTGAAAACCTATGCCATGCACTCCTTGATTGAGTGCAAGCCGGTTTCAGGCAGGCTTCATCAGATCCGGGTTCACCTGGCGTACTTGGGAGCCCCTATCTGTGGTGACGAGATGTACGGCGGCAAGCCACTATACCTTTCATCACTTAAAAGAAAGTTCAACCTGAAGAAGGGAACAGAAGAACTTCCGATTATGCAACGTGTTTCGCTGCATGCTTATTCCATCTCCTTTGAAGGCATGGACGGCAACCTGATTGAGGTTACCGCCCCTTACCCAAAGGATTTTGCAGTATTGGTCAAACAGCTGGAAAAGAAGTAA
- a CDS encoding DUF3108 domain-containing protein codes for MPLIIRLFLIQCFIVAIYPATYGQQFSKPYQAGEELTFKVKYLFFNAAEAKMIIDDQIHEVNGRPSYKIDVYGKTLSIFSIFKVKDNWGTVMDTAKNIPYRSYRHIEEGGYRKHEVIDFNHKKGTATVKEYDKENRRVKSTKEFDIQSEIQDIVSGFYYMRHLDYRLYKRGDIINIKGFFDEKTYDLKMVYEGRDKVSTKIGDFDTIVISPVMPSNKLFSGENPIKMWITNDKNRIPIKVEAELVVGSLNMEITQAKGLRNK; via the coding sequence ATGCCCTTAATCATAAGATTATTTTTAATTCAATGCTTTATTGTTGCCATCTATCCCGCCACGTACGGCCAACAATTCTCTAAGCCCTACCAAGCAGGCGAGGAGCTCACTTTTAAGGTAAAATATCTTTTCTTTAACGCTGCTGAAGCGAAGATGATCATAGACGACCAGATCCACGAGGTAAACGGCCGTCCTTCCTATAAAATCGATGTTTATGGCAAAACCTTAAGTATTTTTAGCATATTTAAGGTAAAGGACAATTGGGGCACCGTTATGGACACGGCCAAAAACATCCCTTACCGTTCTTATCGGCATATTGAAGAAGGCGGGTACCGCAAGCACGAGGTCATCGACTTTAACCATAAGAAAGGCACGGCTACGGTCAAGGAGTACGATAAGGAAAACAGGAGGGTAAAATCAACCAAGGAATTTGACATTCAATCTGAAATCCAAGATATCGTCAGTGGATTTTATTATATGCGCCACCTCGATTACAGGCTGTACAAAAGAGGTGATATCATCAACATTAAAGGTTTCTTCGATGAGAAGACCTATGATTTAAAAATGGTGTACGAAGGCAGGGACAAGGTGTCCACCAAAATCGGAGATTTTGACACCATTGTCATCTCTCCAGTGATGCCCAGCAACAAGCTATTCAGTGGGGAGAATCCTATTAAGATGTGGATCACAAATGACAAAAACAGGATTCCGATCAAAGTCGAAGCTGAACTGGTCGTGGGATCACTTAACATGGAAATAACACAAGCTAAAGGTTTGCGTAATAAATAA
- a CDS encoding sensor histidine kinase — MLTTSRGISLVLAFAISALTVAFLSLLDDATPMLLTVAWGLTIAISYLLINLTLEFLIFKEISNIYSALEKIQKKDLSGIADKPRRTSISPLRKINSTINSYAIAKNKEIETLQRNAAFRREFVADISHELKTPIFAAQGYVHTLLDGAVEDVNVRDKFLKRAAKSLNNLDNLVKDLLTLNQMESGVVKFNYEVFDMIPLIEEVMEQLENKAEKRHINLRFKYNPEKSYITKADKDKIYRVCQNLISNAIKYNHEGGEATIHLKSTKNHIKVDIKDNGLGIPPEDIKRIFERFYRVDKSRSREMGGTGLGLAIVKHILEGHKSKISVTSTVGKGSSFSFTLPSEKKAALQEK; from the coding sequence ATGCTTACCACATCCAGGGGAATATCGCTTGTACTGGCTTTTGCTATATCTGCCCTTACGGTTGCTTTCCTCTCTTTATTGGACGATGCCACCCCAATGCTACTGACTGTAGCTTGGGGGCTGACCATCGCCATCTCCTACCTCCTCATCAACCTCACCTTGGAATTCCTGATCTTCAAGGAAATCAGTAATATCTACAGTGCATTGGAGAAGATCCAGAAAAAAGACCTGTCCGGAATTGCGGACAAACCGCGCAGGACTTCCATTTCACCCCTAAGGAAAATCAACAGCACCATTAACTCCTATGCCATTGCCAAAAACAAGGAAATCGAAACCCTGCAGCGCAATGCAGCTTTCAGGAGAGAGTTTGTCGCGGACATTTCCCACGAACTGAAAACACCGATTTTTGCTGCCCAAGGCTATGTCCACACCCTGCTGGATGGTGCCGTGGAAGATGTGAATGTAAGGGACAAATTCCTGAAACGGGCTGCCAAAAGCCTGAACAACCTGGACAATTTGGTCAAGGACCTGCTTACCCTAAACCAAATGGAGAGTGGGGTTGTCAAATTCAACTATGAGGTCTTTGACATGATCCCGCTGATCGAAGAGGTCATGGAACAATTGGAAAATAAAGCAGAAAAAAGGCATATCAACCTCCGCTTTAAATACAATCCGGAAAAGTCCTATATCACCAAAGCGGACAAAGATAAAATCTACCGAGTATGCCAAAACCTTATCTCCAACGCCATCAAATACAATCATGAAGGCGGGGAAGCCACCATCCACCTCAAATCTACCAAAAACCACATCAAGGTAGACATCAAGGACAATGGCCTCGGCATTCCACCGGAAGACATCAAACGCATTTTTGAGCGTTTTTACAGGGTGGACAAAAGCCGCTCACGGGAAATGGGAGGCACGGGCTTAGGATTGGCCATCGTGAAACACATCTTAGAAGGCCACAAAAGCAAAATATCTGTCACCTCCACTGTCGGCAAAGGGTCCAGCTTCAGCTTTACCCTACCATCAGAAAAAAAAGCAGCCCTCCAAGAAAAATAG
- a CDS encoding ABC transporter permease: MIIFKLIWESFRFALQALRSNLTRTVLSLLGVTIGIFAIIAVFTLVDSLEKNIKSSFSFLGTNVLRVDRFPFSSGPGEYPWWRYFRRPPANYSEFVFLKERLKNAEAITISASASATLKRGSSSFEGANLEGVVFDHKEVYDVPVVDGRFFTELEITAARNVTVLGAKIANALFPEGDAIGKEMKIKGQKFMVIGLLEEEGEGLFDLPSKDDACLIPFGSFGKMYYLGRWGIEPTIAAKGMDSDRGLIALENEMTGLLRGKRGLKPTEEDDFALNKSEFIQNAIGAIFDVISIAGAVIGGFSILVGGFGIANIMFVSVRERTNIIGIQKSLGAKNYFILLQFLFESTFLSLFGGLTGLVLVFAITFIPLGSLEIFMSAKNMALGIGLSMVIGMLSGVVPAGIAARMDPVEAIRTN; this comes from the coding sequence GTGATCATTTTCAAACTCATTTGGGAAAGTTTCCGGTTTGCACTACAAGCTTTGAGGTCCAACCTAACACGAACCGTACTCTCGCTGTTGGGGGTCACCATCGGAATTTTTGCCATTATTGCCGTCTTTACCTTAGTAGATTCCTTAGAAAAGAACATAAAATCCAGCTTTTCGTTCCTTGGTACCAACGTTTTGAGGGTGGATCGGTTTCCTTTTTCGTCTGGCCCGGGAGAATATCCGTGGTGGAGATATTTCCGAAGGCCTCCGGCCAACTATAGTGAGTTTGTGTTTCTAAAAGAACGATTAAAAAATGCCGAAGCCATTACCATCTCAGCATCTGCTTCCGCTACGTTAAAAAGGGGCAGCAGTTCCTTCGAAGGGGCCAATTTGGAAGGGGTGGTATTTGATCATAAAGAGGTCTATGACGTCCCTGTGGTGGATGGACGCTTTTTCACAGAACTGGAAATCACTGCCGCCAGAAATGTCACCGTCCTCGGCGCCAAAATAGCCAATGCACTCTTCCCTGAGGGAGATGCCATCGGCAAGGAAATGAAAATCAAGGGCCAAAAATTCATGGTCATCGGACTCTTGGAAGAAGAAGGCGAAGGGCTCTTTGACCTTCCTTCCAAGGATGATGCATGCCTGATTCCTTTTGGCTCATTCGGTAAAATGTACTATTTGGGCCGCTGGGGTATAGAGCCAACTATCGCTGCCAAGGGAATGGACAGTGACAGAGGTTTGATCGCACTGGAAAATGAAATGACGGGATTGCTGCGGGGCAAAAGAGGGCTAAAACCTACCGAAGAGGACGACTTCGCACTCAATAAATCGGAATTTATCCAAAATGCCATTGGGGCCATCTTCGATGTCATCAGTATCGCCGGAGCCGTCATTGGTGGTTTTTCCATCCTGGTAGGTGGCTTTGGCATCGCCAATATCATGTTCGTCTCCGTCCGCGAGCGCACCAATATCATCGGCATACAGAAATCACTGGGAGCCAAAAATTACTTTATCCTGCTACAGTTTTTGTTTGAATCCACCTTCCTCAGCCTCTTTGGAGGACTGACCGGACTGGTTTTGGTTTTTGCCATCACCTTTATCCCCTTGGGCTCTCTCGAGATATTCATGTCTGCTAAAAACATGGCCCTGGGCATAGGACTTTCCATGGTCATAGGCATGCTGTCGGGGGTTGTTCCCGCAGGAATTGCCGCCAGAATGGATCCGGTGGAAGCAATCAGAACGAATTGA